The Mauremys mutica isolate MM-2020 ecotype Southern chromosome 20, ASM2049712v1, whole genome shotgun sequence genome contains the following window.
ATTTTAAAACCATCCCCGGCCTTGCCCCTCATCCCACTCCTCCGTTCCTGCTGAGCTGGGTTGATCGTGGTAGCGTCTGAAGAGCTGCATCAGCAGCGCTTTGCGAAACACCCATTTCACACTGGTCTTAAAGCTTGTCTCCTGCAACCCACCACCCCCACTACCTCTTCCAGAGGGCAccctcagcccccctgcccctgtgccTTGGGACAGCAAGAGCCAGCATCTCATCATGGAAACAGCCCAAAGCCAGCTGTCAGTGCTGGTGGGGGGAGCTGTAAGGGCTGAACATTAACCAGTGTTAAGGAAGATCCAGGGCCGTCTAGTCCTGCTTCGTACCagggcaaacacaccattaaaaaatcTTCTTAACCTTCATTAAAAATGAGAAGGCAGAACAGGTCCAGCCTTTGAACAATCAAGTATTCACTACAGCTCTCATGCTGGCCCTGGCCCTTGGTCCCTTTCCCTTGAGCTGGTGAGAGTTTTTTAGCAGGAAAACCCCCTTTGGGTGCCAGGCTCTTAGATCAGTGTGTCTCAGCGACCGGTCCAGGGATTGGTGCCGGTCCCTAAGCTCTTCCTggcagtttaggaaggcagcaagctggttcCCGCTATTAAATAAGGCAGGCAAGGAACACTGGACGGTATCGACGCTGGTAAGAACTGTCCCGCGGGGAAGGGAGGAGTTAGCTGAGCTGTCTGGAACTGCTGCGGCTGCTAAAGTCCGAGCCCGTTTCATCCCAGCTGGTGTTTGGGCTGGAGCTGGTGTCTGGATTCCCTAGGCCTGGCCGGGGCATCTCTCAGGCTTAGACTGGTGGAGGGCTGAGAGtccaggagctagtggggtggtAGCGGTGATGGTGACACTTGCTTCAGTAGCTGATTTTTCTCCCTAGTCACTTTCTTTacagacacccccgccccccccccccagtgggtgGAGTGGAACGGCCCATCCCTTGCTTTGTCCATGAATCAGCCCTACTTTCCAGCACACCAATTCTGGGTTCCCTGATGCCTGGTCCCAGGCTTTACCAGGCCTGATCGCAACCCAGCCCTTGAGTTAGAGCAATGGGCCTTGGGGGCCCTGTCGCACCATTCCCCCATTACCGTTTGTTGTCGCCGGTTACCACGACGTCTTGAGAACTCGCGTTCCCTTCCTGCCGTCGAGCTGAGAATTTGGGTCCGTGTGTAGCCCCACTGATCACAGCAGGCCCTGCTCTCCGCCCCCATCCTTGACTTTGGCTGTGCCCATTATTGTCTTCTGGGGGGGGCTTCTTCCCCCATCTCTGTCTGCCAGCTCCCCTCCTAGGGGGTCCCTCATCTAGCGCTTCTCCCCCACTATCCATGTAAAGCTGGTCCCCTGCCCCTATGCACCGAATGAGGGACAAAGGGGAAAACCTCTGGCTACCTGGCTGTGTGGAACAGCGTCCTCTAGTGGCTGCAGAGCAGCATTGCAGGCTGGTCAGCGTGGCCGGCAGGGCCCTGGCCCAGAGGGCACTTGCTGGCCGTGCTGTTCGTGGGGTAACCCTGGGGGCTCTGCCCACAGGAAAGTCTCTTCCGCGCCGCCTGGGACCTCCTGAGCAACAAGACCCGCAACGAGATCGAGGTGAATCTGAACTGCTGCGGGCTGCTAAACAACACCAATGACCCAGTCGCCATCAGGACGTTCCAGATGGACTACAACTTCTGCCCAGCTGTGAGTCCCAGGGTGGGGCAGCGCCTTACCCCAGCGCTTCTGCCTCTGGGCTTTCCCAGCTCGCCAGGGGTTCCCAGCTGGTCACCTCCAGGGGAAACCAGCCTGCTTCCCAGGGGCGGCTGTGGAGGCATTCGGGCTCCAGGGCTGTAACTCTGACTCCTCCCAGCCGGGCACGAGTCTCTATGTGCTGGGGCCGGCGGAGGATCAGGCATGTCTCTGGCAGGAGAGGGAATCCCGTTCACGCCCAGCCCCCTTGCCTGCGCCAtgctctcctggctgctctaaccGGGGGACGGTTCTGCTCCCCCGTAGCCGCGCTGCCCTGCCTGCGAGGGGAGTGTCACTGGGGGGTTTTATCATCCTCTCCAGATGTGTAAGGACAACACGACCAAGGGCCACATGCCCAGCTGTCCTAAGTGCGGGGAGAAGATGCTGAAGCATTCGGACGAGGCTCTGAAAATCCTCGGAGGAGTCGGACTCTTCTTCAGCTTCACGGAGGTAATTCCTCTGGCCGGGGCCGgagcaggtggggtggggtgggatggcgGGGACTCCAGGTCATCTCTCAGCAAAGCGCTTACACAGTGACCCTCAGGAGCTCCTTGTGACTCACCGGGGAGGGACCAGCAccaccagggggagctgcagcctgTGACACAGGGAGCCCCCATCACACCTAatcccccccttctctctctctctctctgttctcctaGATCCTCGGAGTCTTGCTAGCCATGCGGTACAGAAACCAGAAAGACCCCCGAGCAAATCCCAGTGCCTTCTTATAGACggtccaccccctgccccttcccctccccagctgctaGCCCCTTCGCCCTGAGACTCCATCTCCCTCCTGCTCGGAAGGAAAGCGACGCCTGCATCCGCCCCCCTCTCCCATGACCGTGTTACCAAAGCGCTGAGCGGAGGAAACGGCAGCTGCGTGGCTCCATCCTTGACATGAAGCCTTTGGCAAACGGCTGGTGGGAGCGgcgtggggtggggagccccgCGAGAACGTTCTGGTGCAGCGAGAGCCCAGGCTCGGCCGTGCCAGAGCCAGGCAGCCCCGCTGGGCACGGCTAGGAGCATGAAGCTGCTAACCTGTAGCTAGGGCCCTGCTCTGGCCAGTTCCCCGGCTCTGTTCTGGCGCGTAGCCAAAGGCAGAGAGGCACGTTGCCCTGCTGAGACCGGCCATGCCAGCCTGGCCAGGCGCAAACTCCAGGGCAGGATTTACCCCTGTGGAGACCCACCTGGCCACAGCTGCGCTGACCCGACAAGGAGAGGGAGGGAACCTGCGCAGCGTAGAGACCGCGGAGCTGGAGCCAAACGCCAGGGCCCCGTCGTCTAGGAAGTTAGTTACGTCCCttcaaggggtggggcagggggctgtgtctctggtctgtAGTAATCCAAAAGGAGATTGTACAGCCTGGCACGGGGCTACCTGCCCTGAAGATGTTCAtgtgacggggggggggagggggagtgtctaACAGGTGCTGGGGCATAGCAGGAAATTTGGCAGTTTTATCCTTAGAATAAGTGGAATCTTAAGAGCCAGGCTGTAGCCTTTCAGCAGGTGGCACCTGGGCAGCTGCTCCTGCTTCCTCTTGCCCCACCTAAGGGCTTTGCAGGGACATTTCAGAGCCTTGGACCAGTTCCTCAGCCCCCTGCAGAAGAACCTTTCAAAGCCTCTGACCTCTATGTCCATGGCTGACGCCCAGCTGTCTGCCCCTAACCTCCCATGGGGCAGTAGAGACCAGCCGCCTTCCTGGAACGGCGAGAGCCTCAGCCGAGCTGGGGGTCCCATCCTCGTCCGCTGGAGCTTGCTTCTGTGCTGTCATAAAGGGATTGGCCTGCTGCAGAGGGGCCACCCCCCGGATTCCTTGCCCGGGTGATCTCTGCAGGGCAGTTCCCTGCCTGTTGCAGGGCCGGCTGGGATCTCTGCCAGCCCCCAGCTGTGGCATCTTTGGTTTTTGCTGCACCCCCGGCCTGAGACCTTAGCCCAACAGCCAGACGCAGCCTGACCGATGCCTTACTTAGAGCGCAGTGTTACACCTCCCCGCAGCAGGTGAGTTCGGCTTGAGACTGAGTGGGAGGGCCGGGCTGGTCCCACTGCATTCCCACGCACAAGTCCTGTGCTCTGCAGTGGGGCTAAGCTGATTAGCGTGTGGGGCTGGGAATAGAGCCAGGGCCAAtggattctcccccctcccccccagtacgGGGACAGACCGTGCTAGCTTCTCGCCTTCACCCGAGTTTGCACTGAGTGTCTCCGCCAGCGGCCGTAGCCGCCAGCTCCGGTGGCACAGAACAGCCCCCGCTGCAGGCCGGAGCTCCCTGGCAAGACAGCGCTGGCCCAGCCACCGCTTGGCTGGACTCAGGCGGGCAGTAGCTCCCCAAAAGATGccggctgctccccctcccctcgcaTGCAGTAGAGGGCCCAGGCAGAGCTGggtaaccccccctccccgcccggagAAGCACCGTCCTTAACCAACACTGGATAGTTTTGATTCTTCTTCCCGCCCTGCCTCTGAGAGTCCCCTCACCTCTGTGACTAGTGTGGTTAGAGCCCAGAGGGGCTGCATGCTATTTATTTATAAGTCTAGCTGGAAACTCTAGGTATGTTGTAGGAGTAGAAGGTGTTTTCCCGCAGTGCGACAGAGCCCTCCCTGCACCAGGCTcggggcaaggagactggggccTTCTGCAGAACCAGCACAAGCGCCTGATCCTCCAGCCACGCTTCGTTAAAGGGCCCTCTCCCCAAACCCTGCGGGCTGTGCCCACCAGAGCCAGCAAGGGGGCGACCGGGCAGCAGCACAATGCTGCTGGCTCCCTTGTCAATTAACCCTTGTAAGGAACTCGGTGAGCGTGCCCACGCCTCAGTGTTAAACACACACCAGGTGCAGGCTGCCATTAGCGGGCACCTGGGCGCAGCCCGacagagtggggagcccaggcgcTGAAGGAGTCGATTTCCTCTCCACCGCCCGCTTGGATCAGTTGCCAGCTGAGCCAGCCTTGCAGCATGGAGTTCAAGGCTTCGCTCCCTGGGGAAGTCACCGGCCCCAGCTGGTATGTAAACAGCCGCAGGGCAAAGTCCTGCACACGGGCCCTCGGGGGGCACTGGGGACTCCCGTGTGactcagccccaggcagtgatACTTtagctgggctggctggggcggAGGCGGCTTTCCCAGCAGCGCTTGTGGGCGCGGGCAGAACTCGGCtggggcaccagcaaagcagaCGCTGTTCCCAGAGACTTGTGTTTAAAGAGACGGGCAGCAGGACGTCAGCCTCCGTCCTGGCTCCCCGGCCGGGGGATCCGTGCTGGACCCGTGTTATCAGCGTCCATTGGAGAGGCTGGAACCTGCCCAGCTCATTCACTGTTGTGTGTATCTGTTACTTTATCGATTATTCAAATAAACACCTTTCAGTGACCCTCCGGCGCCGCAGTATCACTGGGGGGTGGACACTCCCCTTCCCCGTGGAGTAAAGGTGCAGCGCCCCCCACAGGCAGCGGTGAGACCCCCAGCTGGCAGAAGGCATGACCCCTTCCCCCTTGGGGGGGGATGCCAGGTGAGAACACGTACACAGCTCTCAGGGTCCTGTCTCTGGCCCCCCGCTGCAACCTGGATAGAcgctctgggagcagggggcGTGGTTCTGTCCACTGCCGCAGAGGAAGGGGTGTCCGCTTCCTGGGGTCGACAACCCACCCCGGATCTCGGCCCCAAGGGCGAACAAGCCAGTCAAGAGCAATATGGGGCGATGCCCAGCTGCCTCCACTCCAGCGACCCCGTAACCTCCCAGTGTCACTGGGGCAGTGATCAGAGGAAGGGGACCTCTGACCCCCACATGACGAGGGGCGCGGTCCTGGCTTCTCAGCCGCATCAGTCAAAGCCAAGACGCTTTCAGGCAAGCCAAGTGACAAagcaggctggggtggggccgCACGCCCATCCCCCTGCCTTCCCTTTATTGGACTCTTACCATGTTTAGagccgatttaaaaaaaaaaaaaagtgtctgagAAAAATCATTATAAATATAAACTGTCGATCTCCGGCCCCGGGGGAGCACCTGCCCCCCCGGATTCCCCAATCCACCCTCAGGGAAGCAACTCCCACCTGTACACCAAGAATCTGGCAGTTCGCCCTGGTAGTAGAAAAACCGCGCGTGAATATTTcttgtaaaaaaaaccccacctgccccgagtgtggggagggggaggggcctgtcgtgctgctctcagcccctcgctggggggtgggaagagctgAGACCAGCGGCAGGAGGCTGGAATGCGATAAGGCAGCAACAGTTATCTTGTAAACGGTTACAAAAGGCTACTCAAAGTGTCCGTGAGAACGCGGGTGAGGCCCCGCCAGGCCCCCTCCCAACACAAACTGACCTTCAACAGAGCTaggcctgctcggggccaggcgcCCATGGGGGGGGGACGGGGTTGGGGGAGACGCCACCGGAATCCCAGCGTCCCCGGGGAGGAGGCGTCTCGCTCCCTGCTCGAGTCCGTCTCCATGTGCGTGGGGCAGGTGCAGGGGACCGAACGGGTGCAGAACTGGCACTATCCCGAGTCCTCCGTTGGGTCCccgtggaggggagaggggggtgctGGGGCGTTACCCCTCCACCGGGCTCTTGTCCTGGAGGTAAAGGTGACGCAGTGCGTTGAAGGCCGAGATCCGCTGGTAGGGGTTAAAGGTCAGCATCTCctagggaggagaggagaaagggTTAAATGGGACGGACCCCCACCCTACTGGGTGTTCAAAGAGCGACGGGCGAATTAACAGGACCCTGggtcctgtcccccctccccgacccacagccccccgctcTCCCAACCCCAGGCTCCCCACCAcgcagctctgctggtgctcctcaatcccgacccgcagccccctgctctcccggcaCGGCACGCTCCCCCCCGCTCTGCCGATGCTCCTGGGCGGGTCATTTCCAGAGCCAGCCGACCCCACGGGCTGGTTTCACGGTGGTGAAACCTTGTCTCTCCAAGCAGCATCAGCAGCTCCAGGGGCTCGGACGCGAAGCCCAGAGGGCCCCCTCCCCAATTCTCCTTCTCAGGCTGAATTATTGCTGCTCCCACGtcgtctccccccgccccgacctACCAAGAGAAGCTGTGCCCCCAGCTTCTCCATCTCCGGCACAAACATCTCCACGGGCTGTGGGGAGCGTGCCGTGAAGGCGCAGTGCGGCAGGGCCACGTCCAGGGGCCAGTCGTCCTCCGCCGGGAGCCCGATCAtgctgcgggggagggaagagaatgaCTGGGacggggcagcagggagggggcgggtttTGCACAGCCACTGGCAcccaggcagggagtgggacaTGGGCACTGCCAGCACAGAGCAGAGGTCCACACAGCCCACTGTCCCATCCACCCAAGGGCAGGATGAAGGCGGAAGGTGCGAGGAACCCTGCCCGGGATGCGAGGGACCAGCCTGCCCTGCTAACTCCAGCCAGCGTtttccctctgccctgaggctaaAGGACTCTGAGCCCTTGTTTAAAAACAAGctactttttctctctctctctctctctctctcgttatccatgggggggggggggtcggattCTCGTCTGAACCCTGCCAAGCTCTCGGCCTCGTGAGCtcttgtggcagggagttccccaggcTAACGCGGCATGGGATTCCAAGGATACCGGCTTTCCGTTTCCTTGATAAGCCCTTTGTGAGCCGAGCCCAGGCTCCCTGACCCACTGGCGACTCGCTGTCCCATCTCCCGCCCCATACACAGCCCAAGCCTCTTCAGCCAAGAGCCCCTCCCGGCCCAGTTCCAAATCCCTCACCCACGAGTCCCAGCAGGATCTCCCCCACCCCGGCTCTCTGCCCCTCCAGCCttgtgtgacgaactgggactgctcttaatgtttcctctgaacactgtaggggtgcctcagtttcccctctgcatttcttaagtctctaggtggtgggataagggggtgtcattgttgcagagcaaagggccagtgcacataaatggcgacactgtctcctggcaactgatggccggggcccttcccccctgcaagggggtAGCTAAAGGTGTGGGcgaacaaaggaatcaggtgacctcctgaccgggaaaggaacaaagcagaggaggaggggctggagagtcagtttggagctggctggggacgaggagtgaagggcAGACGGGGGGGTcaggctcactgccccccaggatggacccggctgaggggtcctgttctctgtacctacaagctctgttttagctcatgttcctgtcatcaaatgaacctctgtgttactggctggccaagagtcacgtctgactgcgaagtgggggtgcaggaccccctggctgccccaggaccccgcctgggcggactcgctgtgggaagcgcacggaggggcagaggatgctgaatgctccaaggtcagacccaggaggtgaagccgtgtgagcttcttgccctggagccagtctgctcacagagaggagacttccccagagtcctggctggcttcgtagggagcagctccagagcatcgcccggggactcccgGACACCTTGTCTCTGCTAGGAACAAAGGGGCCTCTTTAATCCCCACTAAGGTAACCCATGTTCACCAGACTGTTCCCTTACAGCGGCCACTCTCGGGGGCAAGGGCCGTCTCTGTTCTGTCTGCGCAGCGCCGTGCACCAAGGGGTCCCGGTCTGCGACTGGCGCTCCTAGACGCTACTGTCCCCTCGGCCCCAGGGTTGAAATGCACCTTCCCTCCTCTAGCACAGAGCTGCCCGTGCTGCTGGGCCCCGGGCCGCTTGCACGAGGCGGCTCCCTGGACATTCTGCTCCATGCGGCAAAAAAACCCCTCGGCCGGTCGCCTGCTGCCTTGGCCAcccggggagggaaggggggatgtGAGAGGAGGTCACTAAGCAGCACAAGGCTGGACCCGGCTTGGTCTGGGAGCACAGCAGGGTGGGTTGGTTACTGAGTGTCCCAGAGAGTTGTTAACAGGGTAAAGGAGACGAcaagctcccagcagcccccccgccccacaaacTCTTGTTTCTACCTCCAGCAGCAGCGCTACACCCAGGCACGCTGCCCCGCCCTGTCCCATCAATCGGCAGCTCTCAACCAGGGCTgggtcccccagccccaccctggctcgGCCCTTAGtgcctcacccccctccccttgctgAGATCCCAGGGggccacccccgcccccatccagccctctcctgcaagACACTAGGGAAGCTTCAGAACTTACTCAAAGATCTTGCCCAGCTGGTCGGCTTCTGAGTTGCCACAGAAGAGGGGCCTGCAGGGGAAAGAGGGGCTGGCTGCTGAGCTGAGCGTGGGGCATGCTCCCCACCgttagccccctcccccctccctttggggCAGGACCCATATCAGAACCAGAGCCGGGATCTGCTCAGctgctccatccccacccagaggtggctgcatgggcACAGACTCCCACCCACGTCACCCTCCCGCCCGCTCAGAGGCCAAAGAAGCTGAACAATGGCGGGAGGGCTTGGAGGGGCCAGTAACCGGCCAGGgcccaactccccctcccccagctagcCATGACCTGCCCAGAAGGGACCCCCTGGGCACCAGGGCGTCAGCCTCATTATCAcacatccccccacccctggagAGGCCCAGAGCTGAGCCCACAAGGCCGGGAGGGGAGATCTGGCAGCACGGGGCCCCTCCCCGTCTATCAGCACAGAGCCCAGCCGATAAGCCTGGAGGGGGGGGCAGTTCCTGGCTCAGCCCTAATCAATTGTCTCCCAGCTGGGCTTGCTAAGCTCCggcaaggggctgggggagagaggggaggcagagacCAGCAGGTGGGCTCCCCACCATGGGCTGCCGCCAGCCACAGGCCAGAGCCAAGCCAGCCGTGCCCGTCCTAGTCCCCAGCCGGGCCATGTTACCGCAAGGCAGCGTGACCGACTGGTCGGAGCAGGAGCCTGGGCGTCGGGGTTCCTGGCCCCGTGAGATGCTGGGCAAGATGCCTCCCGCCCAGAGAAGGGACCTGGCAAGACCAACCCCCTGGCATCaagcactttggggtcctgagTTAAGTGGTGCCGGGGAGATGCcaccctggggggctgtgggtggggttcAAGGTTATACATGGACATGCAGCCAGGCCTACCTGCACCACACACAGCCACGCCCTCACCCGCCCATGCCCACGCCACCAAGTGCCCGCCCGGTGTCTGCAggcaccccagccctgctcagcccccgccaAGCTCCTCCCCACGCACACTCACTTTCGCCGGAACATCTCGGCAAAGATGCAGCCGACGCTCCACATGTCCACGGGGGTGGCATAGGTCGACTGGAGCAGCACTTCCGGGGCGCGGTACCACAAGGTAACCACCTGCACGGGCACAGTCAcgttgggggggggaggcgcgACAACCCCAAAGGGGCCCCTACAGTCAGGCAGCCCCCCAAGGCCACACGTCCTGATGCTTCCCAGAAACAGACTGTGTCCCCATCCCTGGGTAGACGCCTGCTGGGGTTTAGGGCTCCCCTCCCGCAAGCAGCTTATGAGTCCCCCATCTCCTGGAGGGAGAGTCTCTCCAGGGCTGGTTGGAAGCTCAGAGCTCCGGATCCCTGCTGGGCAGGAAATGCCTTTAGGCTGAGTGTCCTCACCCGCCAGTCCCACTTCCTGCTTATGGCACAATATTTACCCTACAGATTCCACGCACCCCACTGGCTGAGGGGAAGCAGCATAGGGGCTGCCAGAGACTGCAGCTTCCCTCCTTCCGCCCCCCAGCACAGGGACCCGCCACACTGGAGCTCGTCTCCGTGGAGACGTGACGGGGTAACCCCCCGACAGCAGCACCCCAGCAACAGACCCAGCCTgcccaggcagggctgccccaggccctgcccccaggtgccCCAAGAGCGGGAAGTTAGCAGCTTGGAGAACCCCCAGATCTCTCAGCCCTCAAGCGGGGCAGGGGCCCTCAGACGAGGGCCTGAATCTCCAGCCCCCAGAGAAGGAAGAGCTGCTGAGTCAGGCCCCCTTGCTTCTCACACAGCCGTGCGCTCCAGCTATACcgtgccccccgccccgggtTCTTGGACCCCCAGCCCAACAAGggccctgggagcccagcccagtGATGGCTGAGTGCGCCCAAGCCGCTGCCAGGTTCCCAGTACACCCCGCTCCCAGCAGCATCGGCGGCAGGGGGACCACTCGGCACGGCTGAGGTCTCCCCGGGATCCCCCCTAGGGTGACCGAGGTCCCGATTTTtgcgtctttttcttatataggctcctattacccccacccccatcccgatttttcacatttgctgtctggtccccctaATCCCCCGGCGGGTGATGCCCCGTAGAAGCTGAGTGAAGATCCCACTGATGGGGGTAACTGGGAAGCACTCATGTCTGGTCGGCTCCGAACCCTGGGGAAATCCTCCCTTTGCAGCAGAGACGGCACCCAGCGGgctgctgccccagctgctcGGAGCACCGCGTGGGCTCAGACAGCGagagcaggccaggccaggccggcCCGGGGAAGGAGCCCGTTGCCCAGCACAGGATCTCCGGCtcggggccgggccggcgccgctGTGGGAAGATGCCCGCAGCAGAGGATGAGGCAGCAGGCAGTCACCCTCCAGTGACTCAGGCTCATGCGGCTCCCAACCTGCCATCCCCACCCACGGCAgcggctctcccctccccacagcggcAGGAGCCTCAGCACCAAGGGCAGAGGATTCCAGGAGGGAGCTAGGCATCTGCATCACAGGGACAAGTGCGGGACGGCCgggggtctggggagcagccggGGAGGAGGCACCTCAGCATTTCCAAGCCGGGCGCCATGAACCAAAAGCTGCTCCTGTCCACCCCCTCCACATGCACAGGCCGAGGGCTCACCACAGGGGTCAGGGCCATCTGGCAGCTGTAGATCCGGGCCAGGCCGAAGTCCGCCAGCTTCACCTGCCCACTGCTAGTCACCAGGATGTTCTCCGGCTTCAGGTCGCGGTGCACGATGCAATTCGAGTGCAGGAAGTCCAGGCCGCTCAGGAACTGGCGCATCAGGTCCTGGCCGAGCAGGGGGAGAGCGCAGGGTCAGATTCCCCgcctgccccagctgcacaggtgggGCGGGGGCCAGGGATCCAGAAAGGAAGGACCCTCCTGGGGCATCGAGTCCAGCTCTGGAGCCTGTCATGTCATTCGACTCGTTGTCTTTTGGCTTCACTAGCTCGTCCCTCCCCTGGGCTTCCCCCGGCTGTACTGATGGAGAGCAATCCGATGTGTTTAGGCCAGGCTGAaccagcccagctcctgcagcctcctctgggcaagcagctctcccctccccaatcaCCCTGGGTGCCGCGGGGCGGGAGCATCCCCAAAGGTCCCTACAGCCGAGGGCTCGGTTCCCCTCGTACCTTTATCTTCTCCACTGGCAAGCCAGGGGCCGGCGCCTTGTCCAGATACGTCTTCAGGTCCTGATCCACGTGCTCGAACACCAGGGTCACCTTGGTCTCGCGCTCCGTCCGGGTGGTGGCGCAGACGTCCATCAACCTGCGGGGAGGCGGAGAAGGGAGCTTGGCGGGGGCTGGGGATCCGAGTGCGGGAgggaggggccaggcaggggtCTGACTGACACATGCTCTGCTGGAAGGGGGGCTCCCGCTCGCagctgcaggaactcaacaatcCAGCTCAACACAACACGAAGGACCGGGGCTGTCTGGGCCCAAGGCGGGACAGATGGGggccagggacccccccccagaCCCATCTAGAGGGATggaacacagctctgccaatgcccctcagtcctgacctgcagctccctgctatcccagccccccccccccccgctctgccaatgtccctcaatcccaaccttcagccccctctcctgctccccatgCTTCATATCACATGGTAATTTGGGGACATGCTTCCTGAACCCCTGTTCTGAGCATGCCCCTGAGCTCACAGcatcaaacccccccccccccccataacagAGCTCCAGCCAGTACTGGGCTGATTTGATTCCCCAGCTGCAGATCCTGCCACCAGATAGCCCAAGGCAGGGCTGGAGACTCTCATCTGGCCAATTCAATCAGCAATTCCTGGGGCCCCTCTGCTTCCTCCCTGCTTCCTGGAAGCTAATCAGCGCAGGACAGGGAgctccttcccccactgcaccGCCTCACTGCCCTCGGGCTCACAGAGGCAGGCAAGGGGCTGGGCACTGCCTGGGAAATGGCTGTGAAGCTGGCAGAGGGAAGAGACAGGCGGGCCGGGCTCACGTGTAGACAGAATGCGACTCAAAGGGACGGAGCCAGCAGAACCGGCCCCTGCAAGCTCCTCTGACAGGGGGAACCGTA
Protein-coding sequences here:
- the CDK4 gene encoding cyclin-dependent kinase 4 isoform X1, with amino-acid sequence MRPDSRQGTQASGRVGGGGCSIDLPAGPSRWFRSSGPAPARAPPPTPAAPGPDRCAATSGRRGARMAKEMRAQYEPVAEIGVGAYGTVYKARDLQSGKFVALKNVRVQTNENGLPLSTVREVALLKRLEHFDHPNIVRLMDVCATTRTERETKVTLVFEHVDQDLKTYLDKAPAPGLPVEKIKDLMRQFLSGLDFLHSNCIVHRDLKPENILVTSSGQVKLADFGLARIYSCQMALTPVVVTLWYRAPEVLLQSTYATPVDMWSVGCIFAEMFRRKPLFCGNSEADQLGKIFDMIGLPAEDDWPLDVALPHCAFTARSPQPVEMFVPEMEKLGAQLLLEMLTFNPYQRISAFNALRHLYLQDKSPVEG
- the CDK4 gene encoding cyclin-dependent kinase 4 isoform X2: MASRRGARMAKEMRAQYEPVAEIGVGAYGTVYKARDLQSGKFVALKNVRVQTNENGLPLSTVREVALLKRLEHFDHPNIVRLMDVCATTRTERETKVTLVFEHVDQDLKTYLDKAPAPGLPVEKIKDLMRQFLSGLDFLHSNCIVHRDLKPENILVTSSGQVKLADFGLARIYSCQMALTPVVVTLWYRAPEVLLQSTYATPVDMWSVGCIFAEMFRRKPLFCGNSEADQLGKIFDMIGLPAEDDWPLDVALPHCAFTARSPQPVEMFVPEMEKLGAQLLLEMLTFNPYQRISAFNALRHLYLQDKSPVEG